The region TTATTCAGTGCAAATAAACCTTTCTTTTTTATCAAAGATTTTATTTCTCTTTTCTGAAAAAACTGAAATGAACTGCCCCATATTTCCTGGTTTCCACGTAATTGGGATGATTTTTGAAATCCACCTGTTTGGAATGTTCTACAATTAACCAGCCACTTTTTCCCAGCATATCGTGTGCGAAAATCAAGTCGGGGATGGTTTTTACCTCTTCCATGTCATAGGGAGGGTCTGCAAAAATGATATCATAATTTACCTGACAGCGTTTGATAAAGGTAAAGGCATTCTCCTTAAATATCCGGATAACCTTGAAGTCGAGTTCTTGTACGGTTTTACGGATAAAAGACGCATATCTCTCGTTTATTTCCACTGCATCAATTGCTATTGCTCCTCTGGAGGCAAACTCATAACTGATTCCTCCTGTGCCGGCAAAAAGATCCAATATCCTTAGATTTTCAAAATCAAAATAATTGTTCAGGATATCAAAAAGGGCTTCTTTTGCAAAATCGGTAGTGGGACGTGCTTCAAAACTCCTGTCTGCCTTTAAAATTCGACCTTTGTGTGAGCCGCTGATTATACGCATGTATATAAGTTTAATAAATTCAGAAAAATATAGGGGTCAAATTTTTTAAATGTGTAACTGTAAATGAATTGATCTCCCGGCTTATCAAATCGAATATCTCGTATGTACTTTGTGAGCAGGTTAAAAACCGGTGAATTTTTCGAAATATCCCCTGAAAGTACAACTGCTACTTCTTCCGGATTCATGTTAAACCTTTTGTAAATATTCATCAGGTGATAGATCACATCATTGCCATTTTGAAAGGGAAAACAATTATATAATTTCAACTTGTTCATGTTTAGAACGGTGATGTCGAAAAAGCCGGACTGAAAATTAATATATACTTTGGGCCTGAAGATCCATTTGTTCTTTTCAAAGACATTATCTATAAAAGGTATGCTTTGCTGGAAAAATTCAGCATTGGGAAATTTTTCAAGTATAAGTTGTTTCCAGGCAGAAGGCATGGCAAAAATTGCATAGGCATCCATACCTTTCAGTCTTTTATAGAGTACCTCATCCGATTTTTCAACGATATGGCTGATACTTAAGCAGACTGCAGCATTTTCTTCGTTAAAAAGGGCGGCAGGTACCAGGGTGATCCTGGGGGTAGTCATTATAAAATATACCGATTTGAATTTTTTGCCCAGCAACTCTTCTGCATTGAAGATATGGCGAATTTCGTTTAGGGCTTCCTCCTGGGAGATACCCTGCGAAAAGTTGAAATGCTTAAGTACAATATATTTGGCTCTTATCAAATCCAATACACAAAACGAAAATCCGTCTGGGTTTGCTTGAATAGACAAATGGTAAGACAATGATGCGTTAACATCAAGGGTCTCGTCCAAAGCTGAAATGTTTTGCATAATTTTTATTGAATTATTTCAAAGCAGTAATTAGCTCGGGTTTATAAAATTCCTTGCACAAAATTAACGATTATTAAAACGTTCTGAAACAATGTTGAACGTTGAAAATGGTTTCAGATTCTGCTTTTTACAAATTTATTAAAAATATAATTATTCACAGTATCTTTATAGTTTATTGTAGAGCTATGTTACAGGATCACATCGTCAATACTATCCGAAAGGAACTGAACCATATTCCCACTTTTTGCCAGGGAAATCTTATTACAGCTTTATCTGAATTTATGCTTTCTGAAAAGGGAAAAGAGATACTGCTGGTCAAAGGGTATGCAGGTACAGGGAAGACTACGGTAATCAGTGCTTTTGTCCGGACCTTGCAGGAAATGAAACAAAGGTCCATTTTATTGGCACCAACGGGAAGGGCTGCAAAAGTTTTTGCTTCCTATTCCGGTACTTCGGCTTATACCATTCATAAAAAAATATACCGGCAGAAAAATATGGAAGACGGTTCGGGCATTTTTGACCTGGACAAGAATTTCCATTCCCATACCTTTTTTATTGTTGATGAAGCTTCCATGATATCAAACCAAGGAGGCGAAAGTTCGGCTTTTGGCAGTGGCCGTTTACTTGACGATCTGATAGAATATGTGAACAACGGATTGGGTTGTAAGCTTATTTTGGTCGGGGATACCGCACAGCTGCCTCCTGTAGGACTTGATATCAGCCCGGCACTGGATAAAAAGGTTTTGGAGGGCTATGGTTTTGATGTAAAAGAAATAGTTTTGAATGAGGTTGTCCGTCAATCTGAGGAGTCGGGAATTTTATTCAATGCTACCCGGATTCGAGGCAACATTACCACACGGAACAAAGATCTGCCTAAAATTATTACCACCGGTTTTGAGGATGTGAGCAGGGTAAGTGGTGCAGACCTGATTGAAACTCTTTCTGATGCTTACAGCAAATATGGCATGGATCAAACCATTGTCGTCAACCGTTCCAATAAACGTGCAAATTTATACAACCGGGGTATCCGAAATCAGATTCTTGCCAGGGAAGAGGAGTTGTCTATAGGAGATATGTTGATGGTTGTTAAGAATAATTATTATTGGCTTCAGGATAATGAGGAGGTTAATTTTATTGCCAATGGCGACATTGCCCAGATAATCCGGATAAAAAAATATGAAGAACTTTATGATTTCCATTTCGCCGATGTGACGCTGAAATTTACCGATTATGCTAATTTGGAAATTGATACAAAAATTATGCTTGATACCCTTT is a window of Bacteroidota bacterium DNA encoding:
- a CDS encoding AAA family ATPase — encoded protein: MLQDHIVNTIRKELNHIPTFCQGNLITALSEFMLSEKGKEILLVKGYAGTGKTTVISAFVRTLQEMKQRSILLAPTGRAAKVFASYSGTSAYTIHKKIYRQKNMEDGSGIFDLDKNFHSHTFFIVDEASMISNQGGESSAFGSGRLLDDLIEYVNNGLGCKLILVGDTAQLPPVGLDISPALDKKVLEGYGFDVKEIVLNEVVRQSEESGILFNATRIRGNITTRNKDLPKIITTGFEDVSRVSGADLIETLSDAYSKYGMDQTIVVNRSNKRANLYNRGIRNQILAREEELSIGDMLMVVKNNYYWLQDNEEVNFIANGDIAQIIRIKKYEELYDFHFADVTLKFTDYANLEIDTKIMLDTLSLESASLSGEANKKFFYSVLEDYANIPNHRKKIKMVRENPFFNALQVKFAYAVTCHKAQGGQWKAVFIDQGWFDENAVDIEYLRWLYTAFTRPTEKLYLVNFKDELFEGNMSGGK
- a CDS encoding RsmD family RNA methyltransferase; the encoded protein is MRIISGSHKGRILKADRSFEARPTTDFAKEALFDILNNYFDFENLRILDLFAGTGGISYEFASRGAIAIDAVEINERYASFIRKTVQELDFKVIRIFKENAFTFIKRCQVNYDIIFADPPYDMEEVKTIPDLIFAHDMLGKSGWLIVEHSKQVDFKNHPNYVETRKYGAVHFSFFRKEK
- a CDS encoding DUF3822 family protein, translated to MQNISALDETLDVNASLSYHLSIQANPDGFSFCVLDLIRAKYIVLKHFNFSQGISQEEALNEIRHIFNAEELLGKKFKSVYFIMTTPRITLVPAALFNEENAAVCLSISHIVEKSDEVLYKRLKGMDAYAIFAMPSAWKQLILEKFPNAEFFQQSIPFIDNVFEKNKWIFRPKVYINFQSGFFDITVLNMNKLKLYNCFPFQNGNDVIYHLMNIYKRFNMNPEEVAVVLSGDISKNSPVFNLLTKYIRDIRFDKPGDQFIYSYTFKKFDPYIFLNLLNLYTCV